Proteins encoded together in one Sphingomonas radiodurans window:
- a CDS encoding queuosine precursor transporter, producing the protein MDQRAPAPIARSLFAFAIFYGGMVCIAGVLGNKQVALGPLAVEAGIFAFLLLVVTSSAIAELHGRHVANRLVQIGFIPLIVSLLLTLAVLAVPASPAMEPARLDAFEMMMTGTPRIWMGGIVAYGTSQTLNVTIFAALKGREGGRLLWLRAAVASVLSQIVDTLLFVTIAFWGVFPIGELLLGQMLAKVVLSIVLVPPLIYAFVALGRRLDR; encoded by the coding sequence ATGGACCAACGCGCCCCCGCGCCGATCGCGCGCTCGCTCTTCGCCTTTGCGATCTTCTACGGCGGCATGGTGTGCATCGCCGGGGTGCTCGGCAACAAGCAGGTCGCGCTCGGGCCGCTGGCTGTCGAGGCCGGAATCTTCGCGTTCCTGCTGCTGGTCGTCACGTCGAGTGCGATCGCCGAGCTACATGGGCGGCATGTCGCCAACCGGCTGGTGCAGATCGGATTCATCCCGCTGATCGTATCGCTGCTGCTGACGCTGGCGGTGTTGGCCGTGCCCGCGTCGCCGGCGATGGAGCCGGCGCGGCTCGACGCGTTCGAGATGATGATGACCGGCACGCCGCGGATCTGGATGGGCGGGATCGTCGCGTATGGCACCTCACAGACGTTGAACGTCACGATCTTCGCCGCGCTGAAGGGGCGCGAGGGCGGGCGACTGTTGTGGCTGCGCGCGGCGGTGGCGAGTGTGCTGTCGCAGATCGTCGATACGCTGCTGTTCGTCACCATCGCGTTCTGGGGCGTGTTCCCGATCGGCGAGTTGCTTCTTGGCCAGATGCTGGCGAAAGTGGTGCTGTCAATTGTGCTGGTGCCGCCACTGATCTACGCCTTCGTCGCGCTGGGGCGGAGACTTGATCGATGA
- a CDS encoding class I SAM-dependent methyltransferase → MSDAESGLSRRDVRLAYLLMLGREPESVDVVDAHRARHADLASLSGAFMASDEFRQKAGVARTWTPIDVERGYWATPTHVDHRVPAPVLDRLAARIKDQWTALGEQDPYWSVLTDDRFRSAQIDAAGLAAFHASGAAAASLIDITVGRSDRPKPSGTCLELGCGVGRVTRHLAKRFDRVIAVDISPGNLALCRRYMEDEGVANVETVLVQGVHDFASLPTFDFFYSVIVLQHNSPPVQRFILESLLSKLRPAGQFLFQAVADRPGYAFDVDRYLASAPPEMEVHSLPMPAIMEVIRSSGLVADSVRLDPWAGFYGSYTFHGAREA, encoded by the coding sequence ATGAGTGACGCGGAATCGGGCCTCAGCCGCCGGGACGTGCGCCTGGCCTATCTGCTGATGCTGGGTCGTGAACCGGAATCGGTGGATGTGGTCGATGCCCATCGCGCGCGCCATGCCGATCTCGCGTCATTATCAGGTGCGTTCATGGCCTCGGACGAGTTTCGGCAGAAGGCCGGCGTGGCGCGGACATGGACCCCGATCGATGTCGAGCGCGGCTATTGGGCCACACCAACGCATGTCGATCACCGCGTGCCGGCGCCGGTGCTCGATCGCCTCGCTGCACGGATCAAGGATCAGTGGACGGCGCTCGGCGAGCAGGATCCTTATTGGTCGGTGCTGACCGACGATCGCTTCCGCAGCGCGCAGATCGACGCAGCCGGCCTGGCGGCGTTTCACGCGTCGGGTGCCGCAGCGGCATCGCTGATCGACATCACCGTCGGCCGTAGCGACCGACCGAAGCCGTCTGGCACGTGCCTGGAACTTGGCTGCGGCGTGGGGCGGGTAACTCGGCATCTCGCGAAACGGTTCGATCGCGTGATTGCGGTGGATATCTCACCCGGCAATCTCGCGCTGTGTCGTCGCTACATGGAAGACGAAGGTGTGGCGAACGTCGAAACCGTACTCGTGCAAGGCGTTCACGACTTTGCTTCGCTGCCGACGTTCGATTTCTTCTATTCGGTGATCGTGCTGCAGCACAATTCGCCCCCGGTGCAGCGTTTCATCCTGGAAAGCTTGCTGTCCAAGCTTCGCCCGGCGGGGCAGTTCCTGTTCCAGGCCGTCGCCGACCGGCCGGGATATGCGTTCGATGTCGATCGCTATCTTGCCAGCGCTCCACCGGAAATGGAGGTTCATTCGCTGCCGATGCCAGCGATCATGGAAGTAATCCGCAGCAGCGGCCTGGTCGCAGACAGTGTGCGGCTAGATCCATGGGCCGGCTTCTACGGCAGCTATACATTCCACGGCGCGCGTGAGGCGTGA
- the argB gene encoding acetylglutamate kinase yields MTDHAPTPALLAKAETLVEALPYLQRYAGATFVVKYGGHAMGDPEAQRDFAEDVVLLKAVGINPVVVHGGGPQIGSMLKRLGVESRFVDGLRVTDAETAEIAEMVLAGSINKQIVSWIAAAGGRAVGISGKDAGLVQAEKVNRNEPDPLQGIERKVDLGFVGEPVAVDRRIIDTLSRDGIIPVIAPIGTGADGHTYNINADTMAGAIAAAMGAKRFFLLTDVAGVLDKTGELMTDLTPHDIAGLRADGTISGGMIPKLETCVAAVQSGVDAAVVLDGRVPHGMLLEIFTRRGAGTLIRAD; encoded by the coding sequence ATGACCGATCACGCCCCCACGCCCGCGCTGCTTGCCAAGGCGGAGACGCTCGTCGAGGCGCTGCCGTATTTGCAGCGTTATGCCGGCGCGACGTTCGTCGTGAAATATGGTGGGCACGCGATGGGCGATCCCGAGGCGCAGCGTGACTTTGCCGAGGATGTCGTGCTGCTGAAAGCGGTCGGGATCAATCCGGTCGTGGTGCATGGCGGCGGGCCACAGATCGGTTCGATGCTGAAGCGGCTGGGGGTCGAATCGCGGTTCGTCGATGGCTTGCGCGTCACCGATGCCGAGACGGCCGAGATCGCGGAAATGGTGCTAGCGGGATCGATCAACAAGCAGATCGTGTCGTGGATCGCCGCAGCCGGTGGGCGTGCGGTGGGGATCTCAGGTAAGGACGCGGGGCTGGTTCAGGCCGAGAAGGTCAATCGCAACGAGCCCGATCCGCTGCAGGGGATCGAGCGCAAGGTCGACCTGGGGTTCGTTGGCGAGCCAGTGGCGGTCGATCGGCGGATCATCGACACGCTAAGCCGCGACGGCATCATTCCGGTGATCGCACCGATCGGCACCGGGGCGGATGGCCACACCTATAACATCAACGCCGACACGATGGCGGGGGCGATAGCCGCCGCCATGGGGGCGAAGCGCTTTTTCCTGCTGACCGACGTGGCCGGCGTGCTCGACAAGACGGGCGAGCTGATGACTGACCTGACGCCGCACGACATCGCCGGGCTGCGTGCCGACGGTACGATTTCGGGCGGCATGATCCCCAAGCTCGAGACGTGCGTCGCCGCGGTGCAATCTGGGGTGGACGCCGCGGTGGTGCTCGATGGGAGGGTGCCGCACGGGATGCTGCTCGAGATCTTTACGCGGCGCGGGGCGGGGACGCTGATCCGCGCCGACTGA
- a CDS encoding YggT family protein has translation MLTIIQILQVLLNVVWWVIIIQFVLSLLVAFNVVNMQSNFVRSLYEGLDRLTEPLYRPLRRVLPQLQGIDLAPAVVLIGIAILQIVLNNIAASVLIGTV, from the coding sequence ATGCTTACGATCATCCAGATCCTGCAGGTGCTGCTGAACGTGGTATGGTGGGTCATCATCATCCAGTTCGTGCTGTCGCTGCTGGTGGCGTTCAACGTCGTGAACATGCAGTCGAACTTCGTCCGCTCGCTCTATGAAGGGCTCGATCGGCTGACCGAGCCGCTGTATCGCCCGCTGCGTCGCGTGTTGCCGCAGTTGCAGGGAATCGATCTGGCGCCGGCGGTGGTGCTGATCGGCATCGCGATCCTCCAGATCGTGCTGAACAACATCGCAGCGAGCGTACTGATCGGCACCGTCTGA
- the folD gene encoding bifunctional methylenetetrahydrofolate dehydrogenase/methenyltetrahydrofolate cyclohydrolase FolD: MTARIIDGKAFAAGLRARVGAAAAEVTAECGRKPGFAVVLVGEDPASAVYVRSKGKATLAAGMESFEHRLPADIAQGTLEALVDRLNADPAVDGILVQLPLPKHLDESAIITRIDPDKDVDGFHPVNAGRLATGLAGFVPCTPYGCLLLLRDVLGDLSGLDAVVIGRSNIVGKPMAQLLIAESCTVTVAHSRTRDLPEVVRRADIVVAAVGRAGMVKPDWVKPGATLIDVGINRTEAGLVGDVDPACAEVAGAMTPVPGGVGPMTIAVLLRNTLVSAARRGGVTLDAAI, from the coding sequence ATGACGGCACGGATCATCGACGGGAAGGCGTTCGCCGCCGGCTTGCGCGCGCGCGTGGGCGCTGCGGCGGCTGAGGTCACGGCGGAGTGCGGGCGCAAGCCAGGGTTCGCGGTGGTTCTGGTGGGTGAGGATCCGGCGTCGGCGGTCTATGTCCGCTCGAAGGGCAAGGCGACGCTTGCCGCCGGGATGGAGAGCTTCGAGCATCGCTTGCCGGCGGATATTGCGCAGGGGACGCTGGAGGCGCTGGTCGATCGGCTCAACGCCGACCCCGCGGTGGACGGTATACTGGTGCAGTTGCCGCTGCCCAAGCACCTCGATGAAAGCGCGATCATTACGCGGATCGATCCCGACAAGGATGTCGATGGCTTCCATCCGGTGAATGCCGGGCGGCTGGCGACGGGGTTGGCAGGGTTCGTGCCGTGCACGCCGTACGGTTGCCTGCTGCTGCTGCGTGACGTGCTGGGCGATCTGAGCGGGCTCGATGCGGTGGTGATCGGGCGGTCGAACATCGTCGGCAAGCCGATGGCGCAATTGCTGATCGCCGAGAGCTGCACCGTGACGGTGGCGCATTCGCGGACGCGCGACCTGCCTGAGGTAGTGCGGCGCGCGGACATCGTCGTCGCGGCGGTCGGACGGGCGGGCATGGTGAAGCCCGATTGGGTGAAGCCGGGCGCGACGCTGATCGATGTCGGGATCAATCGTACCGAGGCGGGGCTGGTGGGCGATGTCGATCCGGCGTGCGCCGAGGTGGCGGGCGCGATGACGCCGGTGCCGGGCGGCGTGGGGCCGATGACGATTGCGGTACTGCTGCGCAATACGCTCGTTTCCGCCGCACGGCGCGGGGGCGTGACGCTGGACGCGGCGATCTGA
- a CDS encoding MarC family protein: MLELFISSFITFFVVIDPPGCAPIYAGLTAGAGPVQRRVMAVRAVGVAALILLVFALFGENLLKGLGIELASFRIAGGIMLFLIALEMVFEKRTQRREDRAAKVTEEEAEDVSIFPMAMPMIAGPGSIASVMLLMARSDGVERSAVVMAALGANLLLTLIALLAAGPMMRLLGHKIEAVITRLLGVLLAALAVQFVIDGVQIQFG, translated from the coding sequence CTGCTCGAACTCTTCATCTCCTCGTTCATCACCTTCTTCGTGGTGATCGACCCCCCGGGTTGTGCGCCGATCTATGCCGGGCTGACCGCGGGGGCGGGGCCGGTGCAGCGGCGGGTGATGGCGGTGCGCGCGGTTGGGGTCGCGGCGCTGATCCTGCTGGTGTTCGCGCTGTTCGGCGAGAATCTGCTCAAGGGGCTCGGGATCGAGCTGGCGTCGTTCCGCATTGCGGGCGGGATCATGCTGTTCCTGATCGCGCTGGAAATGGTGTTCGAGAAGCGCACGCAGCGGCGCGAGGATCGTGCCGCGAAGGTGACCGAGGAGGAAGCGGAGGACGTTTCGATCTTTCCGATGGCGATGCCGATGATCGCCGGGCCGGGATCGATCGCGAGCGTCATGCTGCTGATGGCGCGGAGCGATGGAGTCGAGCGATCGGCGGTGGTGATGGCGGCGCTGGGCGCGAACCTGCTGCTGACGCTGATCGCGTTGCTGGCGGCGGGGCCGATGATGCGGCTGCTAGGGCACAAGATCGAGGCGGTGATCACGCGGCTGCTCGGCGTGCTGCTGGCGGCGCTGGCGGTGCAGTTCGTGATCGATGGGGTGCAGATTCAGTTCGGGTGA
- the acs gene encoding acetate--CoA ligase codes for MADQQLYRVPEAWAAEAKVDRAGYEAMCAAAAADPDGFWLDQAKRLDWVTPPTVAGDWSFDEADFGIKWFADGALNVSVNCLDRHLAQRGDSVAIIWEPDEPNEEPKHFTYAQVHAEVCRFANVLKAQGVAKGDRVTVYLPMIPDAAFALLACARIGAIHSVVFGGFSPDALAGRIEDCDSKVVITADCGRRGGKRIPLKANVDAAAERAPSLQTVIVIKATGDDVPMHNRDIWYHEAAAGVPAECAPEPMNAEDPLFILYTSGSTGKPKGVLHSTAGYLLWASYTHDLVFDYRPGNVFWCAADIGWVTGHTYIVYGPLANGATTLMYEGLPTWPDASRIWQVVDRHQVHTIFTAPTALRALMKEGDAPVKATSRASLKLLGTVGEPINPEAWRWYYDVVGEGRSPIVDTWWQTETGGALIAPLPGATDLKPGSATRPLPGVYPQLVDETGAVLEGAVSGNLCITASWPGQMRTVWGDHERFFQTYFTTYRGKYFTGDGCRRDEDGYYWITGRVDDVINVSGHRMGTAEVESALVLHPKVAEAAVVGMPHDVKGQGIYAYVTLNAGEAGSDALAADLRQWVRKEIGPIASPDAIQFAPGLPKTRSGKIMRRILRKIAEGDVSSLGDTSTLADPAVVEDLVANRVG; via the coding sequence ATGGCCGATCAGCAACTCTATCGCGTGCCCGAGGCCTGGGCGGCGGAGGCGAAGGTCGATCGTGCGGGGTATGAGGCGATGTGCGCTGCCGCGGCGGCCGACCCCGATGGCTTCTGGCTGGATCAGGCGAAGCGGCTCGACTGGGTAACGCCGCCGACGGTGGCGGGGGACTGGTCGTTCGACGAGGCGGATTTCGGGATCAAGTGGTTCGCGGACGGGGCGCTCAACGTCTCGGTGAATTGCCTCGACCGGCACTTGGCGCAGCGTGGCGACAGCGTCGCGATCATCTGGGAGCCGGACGAGCCGAACGAGGAACCGAAGCATTTCACCTATGCCCAGGTTCATGCCGAGGTCTGTCGTTTCGCCAATGTGCTGAAGGCGCAGGGTGTCGCCAAGGGCGACCGGGTGACGGTGTATCTGCCGATGATCCCCGATGCGGCGTTCGCGCTGCTGGCGTGCGCGCGGATCGGGGCGATCCATTCGGTGGTGTTCGGGGGGTTCTCGCCCGATGCGCTGGCGGGGCGGATCGAGGATTGCGATTCGAAGGTGGTGATCACCGCCGATTGCGGACGCCGCGGGGGGAAGCGCATTCCGTTGAAGGCGAATGTCGATGCGGCGGCCGAGCGCGCGCCGAGCCTGCAGACGGTGATCGTCATCAAGGCGACCGGCGACGACGTGCCGATGCATAATCGCGATATCTGGTATCACGAGGCGGCGGCGGGCGTGCCCGCGGAATGTGCGCCCGAGCCGATGAACGCAGAAGACCCGCTGTTCATCCTCTACACCTCAGGCTCGACGGGAAAGCCCAAGGGCGTGCTTCATTCCACCGCGGGCTATCTGCTGTGGGCAAGCTACACGCACGATCTGGTGTTCGATTATCGGCCGGGGAACGTTTTCTGGTGCGCGGCGGACATCGGTTGGGTCACGGGGCATACGTATATCGTCTATGGGCCGCTCGCGAACGGCGCGACGACGCTGATGTACGAGGGGCTGCCGACGTGGCCTGACGCGAGCCGTATCTGGCAGGTCGTCGACCGGCACCAGGTGCACACGATCTTCACCGCGCCGACTGCGTTGCGCGCGCTGATGAAGGAGGGCGATGCGCCGGTGAAGGCGACGAGCCGCGCGAGCCTGAAGCTGCTGGGCACGGTCGGCGAGCCGATCAATCCCGAGGCGTGGCGCTGGTATTACGACGTGGTGGGCGAGGGACGCTCGCCGATCGTCGATACGTGGTGGCAGACCGAGACGGGCGGGGCGCTGATCGCGCCGTTGCCGGGGGCGACCGACCTGAAGCCGGGATCGGCGACCAGGCCGCTGCCGGGGGTGTATCCGCAACTGGTCGACGAGACCGGGGCGGTGCTAGAGGGGGCGGTGAGCGGCAATCTCTGCATCACGGCAAGTTGGCCGGGGCAGATGCGCACCGTGTGGGGCGACCACGAACGCTTCTTCCAGACGTATTTCACCACCTATCGCGGCAAATACTTCACCGGCGACGGCTGCCGCCGCGACGAGGACGGCTATTACTGGATCACCGGGCGGGTGGACGACGTGATCAACGTCAGCGGACACCGCATGGGAACCGCCGAGGTGGAGAGCGCGCTGGTGTTGCATCCCAAGGTGGCCGAGGCTGCGGTGGTGGGCATGCCGCACGACGTGAAGGGGCAGGGGATCTACGCCTATGTCACGCTGAACGCGGGCGAGGCGGGGTCGGACGCGCTGGCGGCGGACTTGCGGCAGTGGGTGCGCAAGGAGATCGGGCCGATCGCGAGCCCCGATGCGATCCAGTTCGCACCGGGACTGCCGAAGACGCGATCGGGCAAGATCATGCGGCGTATCCTTCGCAAGATTGCCGAGGGCGATGTGAGCAGCCTCGGCGATACGTCGACGCTGGCCGACCCGGCGGTGGTAGAGGATCTGGTTGCGAACCGGGTGGGGTGA
- a CDS encoding prephenate/arogenate dehydrogenase family protein, with protein sequence MLPFSRVTIVGLGLIGSSVARAVRQHMPTVRLTGHDADPDVRARADALGIVDDVTDTIGAAVTDADLVILCVPVGAMGAAAADMAADLPADAIVSDVGSCKAEVARALTQALPNATIVPAHPVAGTEKSGPEAGFASLFNGRWCIVTPLADGDPIATERVAEFWRRLGSQVETMGPEHHDRVLAVTSHLPHLIAYTIVGTANDLAEVTQSEVIKFSAGGFRDFTRIAASDPTMWRDVFLANKEAVLEMLQRFSEDLTHLQRAIRRDDGDTLFDLFSRTRTIRRSIVDQGQDDAAADFGRRHE encoded by the coding sequence TCGCGCGCGCGGTGCGCCAGCACATGCCGACGGTGCGCCTCACCGGCCATGACGCCGACCCGGACGTGCGCGCCCGCGCGGACGCACTCGGCATCGTCGACGATGTGACCGACACGATCGGGGCTGCGGTGACCGACGCCGACCTCGTCATCCTGTGCGTCCCCGTCGGCGCGATGGGCGCGGCAGCGGCGGACATGGCGGCGGATCTGCCCGCCGACGCGATCGTCAGCGATGTCGGCAGCTGCAAGGCGGAGGTCGCGCGCGCGCTCACGCAAGCGCTGCCGAACGCCACGATCGTCCCCGCGCACCCTGTCGCGGGCACCGAGAAGAGCGGCCCCGAAGCGGGCTTCGCGAGCCTGTTCAACGGCCGCTGGTGCATCGTCACTCCGCTGGCCGACGGCGATCCGATCGCTACCGAGCGTGTCGCGGAGTTCTGGCGCCGCCTCGGCAGCCAGGTCGAGACGATGGGACCCGAGCATCACGATCGCGTGCTCGCGGTGACGAGCCACCTGCCGCACCTGATCGCCTATACGATCGTGGGAACCGCCAACGATCTCGCCGAAGTCACGCAGTCCGAAGTGATCAAATTCTCCGCCGGCGGCTTTCGCGATTTCACCCGCATCGCCGCGTCCGACCCGACGATGTGGCGCGATGTCTTCCTCGCCAACAAGGAAGCGGTGCTCGAGATGCTCCAGCGCTTCAGCGAGGATCTGACGCACCTCCAGCGCGCGATCCGCCGCGACGACGGCGACACGCTGTTCGACCTGTTCTCGCGCACCCGCACGATCCGCCGCTCGATCGTCGATCAGGGCCAAGACGACGCCGCGGCCGACTTCGGCCGCCGGCACGAATAG